One segment of Belonocnema kinseyi isolate 2016_QV_RU_SX_M_011 chromosome 7, B_treatae_v1, whole genome shotgun sequence DNA contains the following:
- the LOC117177000 gene encoding facilitated trehalose transporter Tret1-like: protein MDYALLRQVLVGLVCNLLIMDSGFHEGWSTPMLPKLEKDDPLKIEKHESGWLINFLYVGVGVGSLFPLFLMDRIGRKGTLLAASVPKICSWILLGLATNIKTIYIGRLFAGVGCGVTYSVAPIYLGEITSKRTRGPLTTMMAVLINIGMLIIYAIGLYFSRFTSSMMVIFVPIIFLLSFIWLPETAVYLTRKNRLTSAERTLQWALNQKNVDQEMEEIKRIVHSEMEDDISFLESLKDVFRKPECRRAFGVVIILMSALTLSGAAPILAYQADTFKKIGYEVSVDIIIVISGFALVLAGCICVATVKVAGKRKLLMISAPVAASSLATVAMFFTLQEQGYDLSGVSWIPICGIVIYVVSYGLALNPVPIAYIGEIFPNEVKVPAAIFCALYYAVASVVVVEFYQIIEKSYGTYLAFWSFSVITWFVTYLIYLYVPETEGKSLEEIQTELKGKEATWEISDLKVYS from the exons ATGGATTACGCCCTTTTACGACAAGTTCTCGTTGGACTTGTGT GCAACCTTCTTATCATGGACAGTGGTTTCCACGAAGGTTGGAGCACACCAATGCTTCCGAAACTAGAGAAGGATGACCccctgaaaattgaaaaacacgAGAGTGGATGGCTCATCAATTTCCTTTACGTAGGGGTTGGTGTGGGATCCTTGTTCCCTTTGTTCCTGATGGACAGGATAGGCAGAAAGGGTACCCTTTTAGCAGCTTCAGTGCCCAAAATCTGCAGCTGGATACTCTTAGGTTTAGCTACAAATATAAAGACAATCTATATAGGGAGACTTTTCGCGGGTGTCGGTTGTGGTGTCACATACTCAGTGGCACCTATCTACCTTGGAGAGATCACCAGCAAACGAACAAGAGGACCTTTAACTACAATGATGGCTGTGTTGATCAACATTGGTATGCTCATCATTTATGCGATAGGTCtctatttttcaagattcacaTCATCCATGATGGTGATTTTCGTTCCCATCATTTTCCTTCTTTCTTTCATCTGGTTGCCCGAAACAGCCGTTTATCTCACAAGAAAAAATCGACTAACTAGTGCAGAGAGAACACTTCAGTGGGcactcaaccaaaaaaatgttgatcaaGAAATGGAGGAAATAAAGAGGATAGTTCACAGTGAAATGGAGGATGATATTAGCTTTCTAGAATCACTGAAGGATGTTTTCAGAAAACCAGAGTGCAGAAGAGCCTTCGGTGTGGTTATCATTCTCATGAGTGCCTTGACTTTGAGTGGAGCTGCGCCAATTTTAGCATATCAAGCTGATACCttcaaaaaaattggttatgagGTTTCAGTGGATATTATTATAGTAATTTCCGGCTTTGCGTTAGTTTTAGCTGGGTGCATCTGTGTGGCAACTGTAAAGGTTGCAGGAAAAAGAAAATTGCTTATGATTTCTGCTCCAGTCGCTGCTTCTTCTTTGGCAACGGTGGCCATGTTTTTCACTTTGCAGGAACAAGGATACGATCTTTCGGGTGTTAGCTGGATTCCTATATGTGGCATTGTCATCTATGTGGTTTCCTATGGACTAGCATTGAATCCTGTGCCAATTGCTTATATCGGAGAAATATTTCCAAATGAGGTCAAGGTCCCTGCAGCCATTTTCTGCGCATTATATTATGCTGTTGCCTCTGTTGTGGTGGTAGAATTCTATCAG ATAATAGAAAAATCCTACGGGACATACTTGGCATTCTGGAGTTTTTCTGTAATAACCTGGTTCGTGACGTACCTCATTTATTTGTACGTACCTGAAACTGAAGGGAAGAGTCTCGAGGAAATTCAAACAGAGTTAAAAGGGAAAGAAGCTACGTGGGAAATAAGTGATTTGAAAGTCTATTCATAA